From Penicillium digitatum chromosome 5, complete sequence, one genomic window encodes:
- a CDS encoding Winged helix-turn-helix transcription repressor DNA-binding encodes MSSQTMTAPAVGHRPPDPGPDRPLYDYGSSPDPDSPSNPRDDSAIRAMQNNSAPSTPNGMPAPDVAIKTECSDSHDCSAAQHHQDADTQNAASALLAQLLGNQSAANSTPTTIQPAKQDEDQDMHMDIKMDDSISQSFDMAAQNPAPIDQSLHRDTASISREIQDLLNGKTLGDELMGTDSAQDMNHTGFNSDVMGTLSDPMNPKLNTDQPSLLPPLDFSAAPKNAFEALHQNELLTAAFLSQNADLSALGYQDVAASIAGSEPKIQAFAKLEFDDGHFYVNTYSFILGRDVRAARAAHHREFQYRQAVRSTRAKSSSGGNTSHTPNRMKREESAAMMGSVVSDRGGIMGFDPDIPPHLPNNMNMSRRSSKSSFDEAVVPLHANPAQLQSTTDYNALAMQSLQDGNGDAKPVDALALLPSPDSCPTIPIHPPTTVDGSAAGHRGISRRHVRISYNFDRNLFEMEVMGRNGAFIGADWLSPGQVRPLHSGDYIQIGGVRIRFLLPDVPIGETGADRMEEKMAENNDEEEEKDARASIEMDDDVDESERLGSDSGESREPSKKIILKTKDSKSSQAMDSIENGDNDSQPARRRGPGRPPKDGIMSKRERAELAREQKIAAKREANGGITPPPLKVPKAGKTVAKESVVPESPTNKPSEKRKYTKRKKPDGTPMDSPLPSTEGGQMSAEPPQEYVKPPPVKKRKPSRSPSPNYPPESAYNAEDLAKPPYNYAVLIFDALTEAGTPMTLKQIYRALKLKYPYFRFKCETEGWTSSVRHNLNGNGHLFMHAERDGKGWSWQLIPGASVEKEKKRRPSPPPQVSHPPPPAPQQYMPQMSHSYAPPQGPPPVPNPPQHFQFPSIPPAPFPASVNVGAHPPQSSPYPPPSKAPVPTPTAPPPPPPVQASASAPAPAPAPAPPPTQAPTPAPPPAPTPTPVSAPIPSPAPTPISAPAPASTPAPAPTQAPAPVPSAPASAPAPAPTPGPPIIPAASFPIPSQLRNNLPAAFAATIPSTYTSPYASAPAPQGNQQQQLQTPRPPHGPPQHHSPYPQQKPPSSQPPHNNPQPRTYPPSSGVQFQHQHQHQLSHQQPVQSHSQPLSHPPQQQHSLPHHQHPPQHQHQHQHQHQHQHQHHPPPGLPAHSHHQQQQHPVQQNSAPGLPESSSFIDRANKAIDDFEAVLMEDYEDKNYIREVLRSARARVLGDAPESSFPGGEPKDEAVIMDVLRNLVGSLKDE; translated from the coding sequence ATGTCGTCGCAGACCATGACTGCGCCAGCCGTGGGCCATCGACCGCCTGACCCAGGCCCCGATAGACCCCTGTACGACTATGGCAGCTCACCGGACCCCGACTCCCCTTCGAATCCTCGAGACGACTCCGCAATCCGCGCCATGCAGAATAATTCTGCCCCGTCAACTCCCAACGGGATGCCCGCCCCGGACGTCGCAATCAAAACTGAATGCTCAGACAGCCACGACTGTTCAGCTGCGCAACATCACCAAGATGCAGACACGCAAAATGCCGCAAGTGCGCTCCTGGCGCAGCTTCTTGGAAATCAATCAGCCGCGAACTCTACACCTACCACGATACAACCTGCAAAACAGGACGAAGACCAGGATATGCACATGGATATCAAGATGGACGATTCAATCTCCCAGTCATTTGACATGGCTGCCCAAAACCCTGCACCCATCGACCAGAGCTTACACCGAGACACAGCCTCGATCTCTCGCGAGATTCAGGACTTGCTGAATGGGAAAACTTTAGGCGACGAGCTCATGGGAACAGATTCTGCACAAGATATGAACCACACAGGATTCAACTCCGATGTCATGGGGACCTTGTCCGACCCTATGAACCCGAAATTGAACACCGATCAGCCCTCGCTCCTTCCGCCCTTGGACTTTTCGGCCGCCCCGAAAAATGCGTTTGAAGCCCTCCATCAAAACGAGCTGCTCACAGCTGCCTTTCTTTCGCAGAATGCGGATCTATCAGCTTTGGGATATCAAGATGTGGCAGCTTCAATTGCTGGATCGGAGCCTAAGATTCAGGCATTCGCCAAGTTGGAATTTGATGATGGGCACTTTTACGTCAATACCTACTCATTCATTCTAGGACGAGATGTGCGTGCCGCCCGCGCCGCCCACCACCGAGAGTTCCAGTACCGGCAGGCCGTGCGAAGCACTCGGGCGAAGAGTTCAAGTGGAGGAAACACATCCCACACCCCAAACCGGATGAAGCGGGAGGAAAGTGCTGCCATGATGGGCAGTGTAGTCAGTGACCGGGGAGGTATAATGGGCTTTGATCCAGATATACCTCCGCACCTTCCGAACAATATGAACATGAGCCGACGGTCGTCAAAATCCTCCTTTGACGAGGCCGTTGTACCATTGCATGCAAACCCAGCTCAACTACAATCGACTACAGACTACAATGCGCTCgcaatgcaatctttgcaaGATGGAAACGGAGACGCAAAGCCCGTTGATGCGCTGGCTTTGCTCCCATCCCCTGATTCTTGCCCCACTATCCCAATCCACCCCCCAACGACCGTTGATGGCAGTGCCGCAGGCCATCGAGGGATTTCTCGGAGGCATGTCCGGATCTCATACAATTTTGATCGTAACTTGTTTGAAATGGAAGTAATGGGACGTAATGGAGCGTTCATTGGGGCTGATTGGCTATCACCGGGGCAAGTTCGCCCGTTACACAGCGGCGACTACATCCAAATCGGAGGCGTGCGCATCCGCTTTTTGCTACCAGATGTCCCTATTGGTGAAACTGGAGCAGACCGGATGGAAGAAAAAATGGCAGAAAATAacgacgaagaagaggagaaagatGCTCGTGCTTCAATCGAAATGGATGACGATGTCGATGAATCtgagagacttgggagcgACAGCGGCGAGAGCAGGGAACCTTCAAAGAAGATCATTCTCAAAACAAAGGATTCCAAATCATCTCAAGCAATGGATTCTATCGAGAATGGGGATAACGATTCGCAGCCGGCCCGCCGCCGGGGACCAGGACGCCCTCCCAAGGATGGGATCATGTCCAAGCGCGAACGAGCTGAGCTTGCACGGGAGCAGAAAATTGCTGCCAAGCGCGAGGCCAACGGAGGTATCACACCACCTCCACTCAAAGTACCCAAGGCCGGGAAGACAGTTGCCAAAGAATCTGTCGTTCCCGAGTCACCAACAAACAAACCCTCCGAGAAGCGCAAGTACACCAAGAGAAAGAAGCCAGACGGCACACCAATGGATTCTCCTCTTCCCTCAACCGAAGGCGGCCAAATGTCTGCAGAGCCCCCGCAAGAATATGTCAAGCCCCCACCAGTCAAAAAGCGCAAGCCATCACGGTCACCATCTCCCAACTATCCTCCAGAGTCTGCTTACAATGCCGAGGATCTGGCGAAGCCCCCGTACAACTATGCTGTTCTCATCTTTGATGCTCTGACGGAAGCCGGCACGCCAATGACGTTGAAGCAGATCTATCGCGCGCTGAAACTGAAGTATCCGTACTTCCGATTCAAGTGTGAGACCGAGGGCTGGACGTCGAGTGTACGGCACAACCTGAACGGCAACGGTCATTTGTTCATGCATGCAGAGCGAGATGGCAAGGGTTGGTCATGGCAGCTTATTCCCGGCGCGTCGGttgagaaggaaaagaaacgaCGTCCTTCGCCGCCGCCGCAAGTGTCTCATCCTCCTCCACCTGCTCCCCAGCAATACATGCCTCAGATGTCCCACTCTTATGCACCACCTCAGGGCCCACCTCCGGTGCCAAATCCACCACAGCATTTCCAATTCCCTTCCATACCGCCTGCTCCTTTCCCGGCGTCTGTCAATGTGGGAGCACATCCACCACAATCTAGTCCCTATCCACCTCCATCGAAGGCCCCTGTTCCTACACCAAccgctcctcctcctcctccgccgGTTCAAGCCTCTGCttctgctcctgctcctgctcctgctcctgctccgcCCCCGACTCAGGCTCCGACACCGGCACCCCCGCCGGCGCCTACACCCACTCCTGTCTCTGCTCCCATCCCGTCACCAGCGCCAACACCTATTTCGGCTCCTGCGCCCGCATCTACACCCGCACCCGCACCTACACAGGCCCCCGCGCCCGTACCGTCGGCACCGGCATCGGCACCTGCACCCGCGCCAACACCAGGACCACCTATCATTCCAGCTGCATCATTCCCCATCCCCAGTCAGCTCCGCAACAACCTCCCAGCTGCATTCGCGGCCACCATCCCTTCAACCTACACTTCACCCTACGCATCCGCCCCCGCTCCGCAAGGCAACCAGCAGCAACAGTTGCAGACCCCGCGGCCTCCTCACGGACCACCTCAGCATCATTCCCCTTATCCACAACAAAAGCCGCCATCCTCTCAACCTCCTCACAACAACCCGCAGCCTCGGACCTACCCTCCATCTAGTGGGGTGCAGTTCCAACACCAGCATCAGCATCAGCTTTCTCATCAGCAACCGGTCCAATCCCATTCGCAGCCGCTGTCGCATccgcctcagcagcaacatTCGCTACCTCACCACCAGCACCCGCCGCAGCATCAGCACCAACATCAGCATCAGCatcagcaccagcaccagcaccatcCGCCTCCAGGTCTCCCGGCCCATTCTCACCatcagcaacagcaacaccCTGTTCAGCAAAACTCAGCACCAGGACTCCCGGAGTCATCGTCGTTCATTGACCGAGCGAACAAGGCAATCGATGACTTTGAGGCTGTTCTCATGGAAGACTACGAAGACAAGAACTACATTCGGGAAGTTCTGCGGAGTGCGCGTGCACGCGTGTTGGGCGATGCGCCAGAAAGCTCCTTCCCAGGCGGCGAACCGAAAGACGAAGCCGTCATCATGGACGTGCTACGCAATTTGGTTGGCAGCCTGAAAGACGAGTGA
- a CDS encoding Prolyl 4-hydroxylase, alpha subunit → MAPKFKRPDPKPQLKSTTTNWPPLRPLLPAADLTLTPLLPGQIYIIRNFLSGTLCKTYISFLASLPLTTTPGTPKKDEALRVNDRFQVDDARFAEMLWSTTALKELVTTRFEEDEYEDDQDTENDGVLAERARQLWGGEPLGLNPNIRIYRYSAGQFFGQHYDDANNITLPPPNPRSKATPARTTWTLLVYLTSCTGGETIFYPESTRANRNPEPIAVAPEVGMALLHRHGNHCMIHEGAEVTGGEKWVLRSDLAVPR, encoded by the exons ATGGCCCCGAAATTCAAAAGGCCCGATCCAAAACCTCAGTTAAAAAGCACAACCACAAACTGGCCTCCCCTTCGCCCCCTCCTCCCCGCCGCCGATCTAACCCTgacccccctcctccccggCCAAATCTACATAATCCGCAACTTCCTCTCAGGCACCCTCTGCAAAACATACATCTCATTCCTCGCCTCGCTACCACTAACAACGACACCGGGAACCCCAAAGAAAGACGAGGCACTACGAGTCAACGACCGGTTCCAAGTCGACGATGCGCGGTTTGCGGAGATGTTGTGGAGTACCACCGCGCTGAAGGAGCTTGTCACGACGCGTTTTGAAGAAGACGAGTACGAGGACGACCAGGACACAGAAAATGATGGTGTCCTCGCTGAACGCGCACGTCAACTCTGGGGCGGGGAACCGTTGGGGTTAAATCCTAACATTCGCATTTATCGATACTCTGCAGGGCAGTTCTTCGGACAACATT ACGACGATGCCAACAACATAACCCTCCCGCCACCGAACCCGCGTTCGAAAGCAACACCCGCACGCACTACTTGGACTCTCCTAGTCTACCTGACGTCCTGCACAGGCGGTGAAACAATCTTCTACCCGGAGTCGACACGCGCGAACCGCAATCCGGAGCCGATAGCTGTTGCACCGGAGGTTGGGATGGCGCTGTTGCACCGACATGGAAATCATTGTATGATACATGAAGGGGCTGAGGTTACCGGGGGGGAGAAGTGGGTTTTGAGGAGTGATTTAGCTGTTCCGAGGTGA
- a CDS encoding cAMP-dependent protein kinase regulatory subunit PkaR — translation MAQNFAPNLAPAINTRVGDRSAGIQKISEDDEFEVTSPTNLTFRQFSSTGAPPGTALFGGTAFAEGGLQTGRSLFSRSPFQDTAGEEDELEGELAPLPARSAQQGFPSNYALGRRTSVSAESLNPTEAGSDSWSPPHHPKTEEQVSRLKSAVSSNFLFSHLDDDQFLTVLNALVEKPIPAKDIKVISQGDAGDYFYIVEKGNFDVYIHPSGAVQPGPDGLGNKVASTEPGGSFGELALMYNAPRAATVISTEPKSTLWALDRITFRRILMDSAFQRRRMYEAFLEEVPLLSSLKPYERSKIADALDTIKYPANSTIIHEGDPGDAFYLLESGEAEATKNGVSGPVKNYHRGDYFGELALLDDKPRQASITTKTDVKVARLGRDGFKRLLGPVEGMMRGAEYELDGEKSPVSKPI, via the coding sequence ATGGCCCAGAATTTTGCTCCGAACTTGGCCCCGGCCATCAACACCAGAGTCGGCGACAGATCTGCTGGCATCCAAAAAATTTCCGAGGACGACGAGTTCGAGGTGACGTCACCAACAAACCTGACTTTCCGACAGTTTAGCTCAACTGGTGCGCCGCCGGGCACCGCTTTGTTCGGAGGTACTGCATTTGCCGAGGGGGGATTACAAACGGGAAGATCGTTGTTCAGCCGGAGTCCCTTCCAGGACACTGCGGGGGAGGAGGACGAGCTGGAGGGGGAGCTGGCCCCCCTCCCGGCACGATCCGCACAGCAAGGATTCCCTAGCAACTACGCGCTTGGTCGGCGGACATCTGTCTCAGCGGAATCGTTAAATCCCACTGAAGCTGGTTCGGATAGCTGGTCGCCTCCTCACCATCCAAAGACCGAAGAGCAGGTCTCCCGGCTTAAGAGTGCCGTCAGTAGCAACTTCCTCTTTTCCCACCTCGATGACGATCAATTCTTGACCGTTCTCAACGCTCTCGTTGAGAAACCCATCCCTGCAAAGGACATCAAGGTCATCTCCCAAGGAGATGCCGGTGATTATTTCTACATCGTGGAGAAGGGAAATTTCGACGTTTATATCCACCCCTCCGGCGCCGTGCAGCCTGGTCCAGATGGTCTGGGCAACAAAGTCGCCAGTACCGAACCTGGAGGATCATTCGGCGAGCTGGCTTTGATGTACAATGCTCCGCGTGCTGCAACGGTGATCTCCACCGAGCCAAAGAGCACACTCTGGGCCCTAGACCGCATCACCTTCCGCCGTATTCTGATGGACTCGGCATTCCAACGCCGTCGCATGTACGAGGCTTTCCTGGAGGAAGTCCCGCTGCTTTCTTCTCTGAAGCCATACGAGCGCTCGAAGATCGCCGATGCTCTGGATACCATCAAGTACCCGGCTAATTCCACCATTATCCACGAAGGCGATCCTGGAGATGCTTTCTATCTTTTGGAGTCGGGCGAAGCTGAGGCCACCAAGAATGGGGTCTCAGGGCCCGTCAAGAACTATCACCGAGGCGATTACTTCGGTGAACTTGCCTTGCTGGACGACAAGCCACGCCAAGCGAGCATCACCACCAAGACGGATGTGAAAGTGGCGCGCTTGGGTCGGGACGGATTCAAGCGACTTCTCGGTCCCGTGGAGGGAATGATGAGAGGGGCCGAGTATGAACTGGACGGGGAGAAGTCTCCTGTTTCCAAACCAATTTGA